In the Rhizobium sp. SSA_523 genome, GCCATTACGAATGGCGGGAGAATGATTGGGGCGATGCCTATCGCGTGCGGGTCTGCCTGGACGAGTGAGGCCTTGCCGCGCCGCACAAGTCCGGATCAGCACCGCTCGCCTGACCATGCCGCTCGACTGTACCGGGTCCGAAGGGGAAAGGGCTTGCGTGACGGATGAGACCCGACGCATTTTAAATCGGGGCCTGCGATCCATTTCATTGCGGGCTCTTGACATTTTGTGTGCAAAGCAGCACATGCAGTCCAGCTTTCACCTTCCGGCCGCCGCGTGAGCTGGCCCTGCGACGAAAATGGTTCGCGAAGAAGGAACAAGGCGCAAATGCAAAGCACGGCCCGCAACAGGGCCTGCGCCGGAAAGCAGTTTCCCACTGACAAGTTCCCATTTCACGCGGGGTTCTTGACGCCAAAGGCAAACCGAACGGCATGGTGCCGCTCGGTCGATCTCCTTTGGCGCCCCCGAAAGGTATTCGACTTGACGAATTTTCAAGAGCTTGGCCTGTCCAAGCAGCTCGTATCCACGCTGACCGCCCTGGGCTACGAGACGCCGACCCCGATCCAGGCCGAGGCGATCCCGCGCCTTCTCGAAGGCCGCGACATGGTCGGCCTCGCCCAGACCGGCACCGGCAAGACTGCCGCCTTCGGCCTGCCGCTGATCGAGATGCTGTTGAAGGACCCCAAGCGTCCCGATAACCGCACCACCCGCACGCTCGTCCTGGCCCCGACCCGCGAACTGGTCAACCAGATCGCCGTCAACCTGAAGAGCTATGTGCGCGGCACGCCGCTGAAGATCAATTCCGTCGTCGGCGGCGCATCGATCAACAAGCAGCAGCAGATGCTGGAAAAGGGCACCGACATCCTTGTAGCAACGCCGGGCCGTCTGCTCGACCTCATCAGCCGCAAGGCGATCGGCCTCACCACCGTGCGCTACCTGGTGCTTGACGAAGCCGACCAGATGCTGGATCTCGGTTTCGTGCACGATCTGCGCAAGATCTCCAAGATGGTTCCGAAGAACCGCCAGACCCTGCTGTTTTCCGCCACGATGCCGAAGGCGATCGCCGAACTGGCCAAGGACTACCTCACCGATCCGGTGAAGGTGGAAGTGACGCCGCCCGGCAAGGCCGCCGACAAGGTGGAACAATATGTGCATTTCGTTGCCGGCAAGAACGACAAGACCGTGCTTCTGAAGGAATCGCTGCGCGCCAATCCCGATGGCCGCGCCATGGTCTTCCTGCGCACCAAGCATAGCGCCGAAAAACTGTCCAAGCATCTGGAACAGGTCGAGTTCAAGGTTGCCTCCATCCATGGCAATAAGAGCCAGGGCCAGCGCGAGCGCGCCCTGAAGGCCTTCCGGGACGGCGATATCCGCGTCCTCGTCGCCACCGATGTGGCCGCCCGCGGCATCGACATTCCGGGCGTCACCCATGTCTTCAACTATGACCTGCCGGAAGTGGCGGACGCCTATGTTCACCGCATCGGCCGCACCGCGCGTGCCGGCCGCGACGGCATTGCGATTGCCTTCTGCGCCCCGGACGAGACGCGCCTGCTGCGCGACATCGAGCGCCTGATGGGCATCGACATCACGGTGGCCTCCGGCGAGCGTCCTTCCGAACTGCGCAGCCCCGAGCGTCCGCAAAAGGCGCGCGGCGGTGCCGG is a window encoding:
- a CDS encoding DEAD/DEAH box helicase encodes the protein MTNFQELGLSKQLVSTLTALGYETPTPIQAEAIPRLLEGRDMVGLAQTGTGKTAAFGLPLIEMLLKDPKRPDNRTTRTLVLAPTRELVNQIAVNLKSYVRGTPLKINSVVGGASINKQQQMLEKGTDILVATPGRLLDLISRKAIGLTTVRYLVLDEADQMLDLGFVHDLRKISKMVPKNRQTLLFSATMPKAIAELAKDYLTDPVKVEVTPPGKAADKVEQYVHFVAGKNDKTVLLKESLRANPDGRAMVFLRTKHSAEKLSKHLEQVEFKVASIHGNKSQGQRERALKAFRDGDIRVLVATDVAARGIDIPGVTHVFNYDLPEVADAYVHRIGRTARAGRDGIAIAFCAPDETRLLRDIERLMGIDITVASGERPSELRSPERPQKARGGAGQGRGQPRENGNRDGGQRPGGRGDGRNARRPAAPRFERSRDETSFEVDHELSVSSDGAQQRKKPFGAKPGSDNRKRGHGGENRHAPLGAHEAGAKRGQRNGQKPGGNRGGAGKPAHNGGPVKFGSSDAGGQRRRDRA